The genomic interval CATGTAAGACCTATTGGGGAGGATATTGTAGAGGGAGAAATGATTATTTCCACTAACCATAAAATTAGACCCATGGATATCGGAGGACTTTTAGCGGGCAAAATTCAAGAGGTTGAAGTCTATCAACAGCCTAAGGTAGGAATTATACCAACAGGATCGGAAATCATTGAGGTCTCCCAACCTCTAGAGGTTGGAAAAATTGTAGAATCTAACTCTCGAATGTTTGCCGGAATGATTCAGCACTATGGAGGCTTGCCCAATAGATATCCCATTGTGAAGGATGATTACAATCTTATTAGAGAAGCCATCTGTAAAGCTGTGGAAGAAAATGATGTTATTATTATTAATGCTGGGTCTTCAGCTGGCTCAAAGGATTATACAGTAAACATACTAAGAGAAATTGGAGATGTAGTTATCCACGGGGTAGCTACTAAACCAGGAAAACCAGTTATTTTAGCTACTGTAAAAGGAAAGCCAGTAATAGGCATTCCAGGATATCCTGTATCTGCTTACTTTGTTTTTGAATTTTTCTTAAAGCCCCTCATCTTTCAATACAATCGACAAGTTCTTCCAGAGGGACAAAAAATAAAAGCTCATTTAACCAGAAGGGTTGTATCTTCTCTAAAACATGAAGAATATATTCGATTGAAGCTAGGTAAAGTTGGAGAGAAAATGACAGCTACACCATTAGAACGGGGTGCTGGAGTTACTATGTCTTTGGTAAAGGCGGATGGTATTTTGGTTATTCCTCAGCAAAGTGAAGGATATGAGGCAGGAAAAGAAATAGAAGTCACTTTATTGAAGTCCTCAGAAGAAATCCAAAATACAATTGTATCTATAGGAAGTCATGATATTGTTATGGATATAATAGGAAACCAGGTACATAAGGAAAATCCCCAGTTGTTTTTAGCCTCTGCCCATGTAGGTAGCATGGGGGGAATTATGGCTATGAAAAAAAAGGAATGCCATATAGCGCCTATTCATCTAATGGATGAAGTGACAGGGGAGTACAATGTATCCTATGTTAAACGTTATCTAAAGGATGAAAAAATGACTTTAATCAAATTTGCAAAAAGAAGTCAAGGCTTTATGATAGCAAAGGGAAACCCTAAAAATATTGAAGGGATACAGGATCTAATCCGGGATGATCTACAGTTTGTAAATAGACAACGGGGGGCTGGCACAAGAATTTTGTTGGATTATTCTTTAAAAGGAGCAGGGATAGAAGCATCTCAAGTCAATGGGTATGATAGGGAAATGACCACCCATATGGCGGTGGCGGCGGCAGTGGCCAGTGGTACCGCCGATTGGGGCTTAGGAGTGTATTCTGCTGCAAAATCTATGGGGTTAGACTTTATCCAAATTGGTTGGGAGGACTATGATCTATTAATTCGACAGGAGGATTTAATAAAGGAGGAAATAATTAAGCTTATTGAAACCATGAAAAGTAATAGTTTCATAAAATTAGTAGAAGGATTAGGTGGTTATGATATGAAAAATGTTGGAGAGGTACTATTTATTTAAGGAGGGGTTTGAATGGCAAAAGTAGTAGCAATAAATATTAGTACAAGAAAAGGTGAAAAAAAAGTTCCAGTTGAAAAGGCAGTTTTCTTAGAAAACTTTGGAATAGAGGGAGATGCCCATGGGGGAGACTGGCATCGACAGGTGAGTTTGTTGGCCCAAGAAAGTGCTGATAAAATTAGACAAGCAGGTCTTCCCCATATTAAAGAAGGGGATTTTGCTGAAAACATCACAACGGAAGGGATAAGCCTGAATCAATTACCTATTGGGACGAAATTGAAAATAGGAGAAACCCTTCAAGAAGTAACCCAAATTGGTAAGGAGTGTCATCAGCATTGTGCTATTTATCATCAAGTTGGGGATTGCGTTATGCCAAAGGAAGGGATTTTTACAAAAGTTATTAAGGGTGGCATTGTTTATCCTGGGGATACTATAGAAGTTGTAGAAGATTAATAAAGAGAAATTGGTTTTATAAATAAAGTCCTGTAGAATTTGTGTAGTATTAAGCAAAAACCTATGGGGCTTTAAACTTTCTGTAAAAGGGTATGATAATAGATAAAGAGAAGAGAAACAGGAGTGGTGTAATGGATAAAAAAGAGGTTAGCAAAATACTAGAGGATATTGGCATACTATTAGAAATCCAAGGGGAAAATCCCTTTAAAACTAGGGCTTATTTTAATGGTGCTAGGGTGATAGAACTTCTAAATGAAGATTTAAACGCCTTAGTAGAGGAAAATAGACTTCATGAAGTAAAGGGAATAGGAAAGGCCCTCCAAGAAAAGATTACTGAGCTTGTAAGCACTGGAAGGCTACAGTACTATGAGGAACTTAAAGCTACTATCCCTGAAGGAATTTTTGATATATTAAAAATTCCAGGCTTAGGACCTAAAAAGGTGAAGGTGTTGTATGATGTATTACATATTACCACCATAGGTGAATTAGAGTATGCTTGCTTGGAAAATAGATTAATTGATTTGAAGGGTTTCGGAGAAAAAACCCAAAATAAAATATTAGAGGGCATAGAACATCTTAAAAAGTATAGGGGACAGCACTTACTATCTACAGGAATGATTTTTGGTAGAGCTATTGTTGAAAAATTAAAGGAGCAAAAGGACATCCTTCGGGTGAGCTTAGCTGGTAGTATAAGAAGGCAAAAGGAGATCATTAAAGATATAGATATTATCGCCAGCTGCCTAGAGGAAAATCGAGAAGCTATCATGGAATACTTCACCTCTCTAGATGAGGTGGAAAAAATAATAGCAAAGGGTAATACAAAATCAAGTGTTTTGCTATGGTCTGGTATTAATGTAGACTTAAGACTGGTCAATGATGAAGAATATCCCTTTTTACTGCATCATTTTACAGGCAGTAAAGAGCATAATACTGCCATTCGTCATAGGGCAAAGACCTTGGGTCTTAAAATTAATGAATACGGTATTTTTAAAGGAACAGAAAGGATTGGGGTAACCAATGAAGAAGAATTTTTTTCTGTATTAAATCTACAGTATATTCCTCCTGAGCTACGGGAAAATCATGGAGAAATAGAGGCTGCTGAGGAGGGAAAAATTCCTGAGTTGATTCAGTTAAATGATATAAAGGGAGTTCTACATGTCCACAGTAACTATAGTGATGGTGTTAACACGATAGAAGAGCTGGTAAAGACAGCTATAGGCAAGGGGTTTCAATATATAGGCATTTCTGATCACAGTAAAAGTGCCTTTTACGCCAATGGTTTGAAGGAAAAGACAGTGAAAAAACAACATGAAGAAATAGATGAATTAAGAATAAAATATCCTGCAATAAAAATACTTAAGGGCATAGAGTCTGATATCCTTGTAGATGGTTCATTAGATTATGATGAAGAGATATTATCCACCTTCGATTATGTTATTGGCTCTGTCCATTCTAATTTTAACCTAGACAAGGAAACTATGACAAATCGTTTAAAAAGGGCGATAGAAAATAAATATTTAACCATATTAGGCCATCCTACTGGAAGACTGTTATTATCTAGAAAAGCCTATAATTTAGATTTAGAGGAAATTATTAAACATTGTAGTAAGTATGATGTGGCTATCGAAATCAATAGTAATCCCCATAGACTAGATTTAGATTGGAGAATGTGCAAGTATGCTAAGGAGAAGGGTGTAAAGCTAGTCATAGAACCAGATGCCCATAGAATCACTGGCATAGATGACATTGCCTATGGCATAGGAATAGGTAGAAAGGGAGGGCTACAACCCCAAGATGTTTTAAATGCCGGAGAATTTGAGAGTGTTTATCATTTATTAAAAAACAAGACAAAGGGCTGATCTGTTAGGTTGCATAGTACCTTCATAGATATTTAACAGTATAAAGCTATGGATATTTCTTTTGTAATACATCCATAGCTTTATTAATTGTAGAAATCTATTTAATATTTTCTATCAGATTCTTTAAATTAAAGGTTTTTGTAATAAGCAGTAGAAAAACATATACCCCCCCTCCTACAAGAGAAGAAATTATTGTACTCAAACCATTGCTACTAGAAATATTGAAAAAGATTCTATAAGTATATATCATTGTAATGATCATTAATAACGAAGCAAACAAGGGTTTTAAGAGGGCTTGGGTTAGAGGTACCGTAATTTTGATATATCTCATTAAAGTAATAAGGTTTAAAGCAAAGATAATAAAGGTAGATAATATAAAACCAATAAAAAAGCCATAGATACCGTATTTAGGGTTAGGTATTAAAAAATAGGTACAATACAGCTGTACAATCATTCCTAAAAGATAATTTACTGTAGTAATAATCTGTTTTCCCATACCATGGAGTATTCCCGATAATATGTGTTGCATACAGAGAAAAATGGTGCCATAGCTGATGAGAGCAAGGTACTTCCCCACGTCCTCCTGATCATAGATTAGTTCAGCCAAATGATTACCAAAAACAACATAGACAATGGTGGTGGGGATAGCCATCAATAAAGTTATTCTAAGAGCTAAATTTGATTTATACTCTATATCCTGCCAATTGTTAACTGCCAATTGCTCTGAAATATTAGGTATAATGTTAATAACTAAAGCAGTGGTGACGGTAAAGGGTAAGTATAGAAGGGGCATTGCCATACCAGAGATTTTTCCAAAGGTTTCAATTGCAGCAATGGAAGAATATCCTGCTACCTGTAGTCTTTGGGGAATCAAAATGGCATTTACCGTTTGCATTATTACAGAAATCAGACGGCTTAAAGTAATAGGTACAGAAATAAACAAAACATGATTTAGAATTTCTAATGTGGAGTTACTATGAACATTTAAATAATGGGTTTTCTCCATGATTTTTTTAAAATTAAATCTAAGAACTAGGTAGAGCAAACTGAAAACTTCTCCAATAGAAATTCCTATAATAGCAATAGTAGCAGCTGCTATAGGATTGGAAGGCGCCTTATAATATAAATAGGACAAAACAAATACAATCCTGAAAATCTGCTCCAATACTTGGGAAGTAGCAGCAGGAGCCATCTCTTTTAGGCCATAGAAAAATCCTCTTAAAATACTAGAGAAGCTTATGATGCTAATAGCGGGAATTGTCCACAGAACAGGATAATATAGATTAGGATTTTTCAGTAAATTATTGACAATAAAATTAATTCTTAAAGAGACAGCAACTGAAAGACCGAGAGAAATCGATCCCCCTAAGACTAAAGAAAGCAACAATACCTTGTAGATACCCTCTCGATTATGAACAGATTTTTCCTTAGCAACTAATTTGGATACGGCGATAGGAATACCTGCTGTTGGTATAGTAATAACTACCATTAAAAAAGGAAAAACCATCTGATATAGGCCAATAGCTGCAGCTCCAATTGTTCGTGAGAGAAGTATTCTATATATAAAGCCTAAGGATCGAACAACAACATTGACCAATGCTAGTAAAATTGTGCCAAAAATAAAAGAGGACTTTTTCAAATAAACCACCTCTGTGATGAGTATTGATACTCAATAAATATTCTTATGCAGCATCTATTATTACAATAATTCAAGAGGATGTTTATAAGAGGCAACAAAAAAGATTAAATAGTCTACCACAAGATGTGAATAATACACTAGTATGGGTATATATATGTATATATAATGATAGATAGTAAAAATTTGGGGGTGTAAAATTTGATTGAAAAAATAGATGGGATTATGACAAAGGAAGAATTTCATGAAGTTGTAGAGAAAAAAATAAAAACCTCGTCAGAGACCTTTACCCTTGCAATGATAGATATTGATAACTTTGAAACGGTGAATAGCTATTATGGAGAAGTGATCGGGGACAAGGTAATACAGAAGATAGCTTCTGTACTAAAGCAAAATCTAAGAACCACAGATCTGCTGGGAAGATACAATAAAGATGAATTCCATGTATTATTTGGCAATACCAATGCAGAAACAGGCTTTATTATGATAGAGGAGATT from Natronincola ferrireducens carries:
- a CDS encoding molybdopterin biosynthesis protein, which translates into the protein MGKDTRNIYLTNIPLQEAQNQYFSSFDIEEFFRKTEKVKVIDALDRITSAPVFAEKSSPSYNAAAMDGIAVIAEKTYGATESNPIQLKLDKDYIFINTGGCIKEPYDAVIMIEDVVEIDDEKVEIYRGAKPWQHVRPIGEDIVEGEMIISTNHKIRPMDIGGLLAGKIQEVEVYQQPKVGIIPTGSEIIEVSQPLEVGKIVESNSRMFAGMIQHYGGLPNRYPIVKDDYNLIREAICKAVEENDVIIINAGSSAGSKDYTVNILREIGDVVIHGVATKPGKPVILATVKGKPVIGIPGYPVSAYFVFEFFLKPLIFQYNRQVLPEGQKIKAHLTRRVVSSLKHEEYIRLKLGKVGEKMTATPLERGAGVTMSLVKADGILVIPQQSEGYEAGKEIEVTLLKSSEEIQNTIVSIGSHDIVMDIIGNQVHKENPQLFLASAHVGSMGGIMAMKKKECHIAPIHLMDEVTGEYNVSYVKRYLKDEKMTLIKFAKRSQGFMIAKGNPKNIEGIQDLIRDDLQFVNRQRGAGTRILLDYSLKGAGIEASQVNGYDREMTTHMAVAAAVASGTADWGLGVYSAAKSMGLDFIQIGWEDYDLLIRQEDLIKEEIIKLIETMKSNSFIKLVEGLGGYDMKNVGEVLFI
- a CDS encoding MOSC domain-containing protein is translated as MAKVVAINISTRKGEKKVPVEKAVFLENFGIEGDAHGGDWHRQVSLLAQESADKIRQAGLPHIKEGDFAENITTEGISLNQLPIGTKLKIGETLQEVTQIGKECHQHCAIYHQVGDCVMPKEGIFTKVIKGGIVYPGDTIEVVED
- the polX gene encoding DNA polymerase/3'-5' exonuclease PolX, which gives rise to MDKKEVSKILEDIGILLEIQGENPFKTRAYFNGARVIELLNEDLNALVEENRLHEVKGIGKALQEKITELVSTGRLQYYEELKATIPEGIFDILKIPGLGPKKVKVLYDVLHITTIGELEYACLENRLIDLKGFGEKTQNKILEGIEHLKKYRGQHLLSTGMIFGRAIVEKLKEQKDILRVSLAGSIRRQKEIIKDIDIIASCLEENREAIMEYFTSLDEVEKIIAKGNTKSSVLLWSGINVDLRLVNDEEYPFLLHHFTGSKEHNTAIRHRAKTLGLKINEYGIFKGTERIGVTNEEEFFSVLNLQYIPPELRENHGEIEAAEEGKIPELIQLNDIKGVLHVHSNYSDGVNTIEELVKTAIGKGFQYIGISDHSKSAFYANGLKEKTVKKQHEEIDELRIKYPAIKILKGIESDILVDGSLDYDEEILSTFDYVIGSVHSNFNLDKETMTNRLKRAIENKYLTILGHPTGRLLLSRKAYNLDLEEIIKHCSKYDVAIEINSNPHRLDLDWRMCKYAKEKGVKLVIEPDAHRITGIDDIAYGIGIGRKGGLQPQDVLNAGEFESVYHLLKNKTKG
- the spoVB gene encoding stage V sporulation protein B — encoded protein: MVYLKKSSFIFGTILLALVNVVVRSLGFIYRILLSRTIGAAAIGLYQMVFPFLMVVITIPTAGIPIAVSKLVAKEKSVHNREGIYKVLLLSLVLGGSISLGLSVAVSLRINFIVNNLLKNPNLYYPVLWTIPAISIISFSSILRGFFYGLKEMAPAATSQVLEQIFRIVFVLSYLYYKAPSNPIAAATIAIIGISIGEVFSLLYLVLRFNFKKIMEKTHYLNVHSNSTLEILNHVLFISVPITLSRLISVIMQTVNAILIPQRLQVAGYSSIAAIETFGKISGMAMPLLYLPFTVTTALVINIIPNISEQLAVNNWQDIEYKSNLALRITLLMAIPTTIVYVVFGNHLAELIYDQEDVGKYLALISYGTIFLCMQHILSGILHGMGKQIITTVNYLLGMIVQLYCTYFLIPNPKYGIYGFFIGFILSTFIIFALNLITLMRYIKITVPLTQALLKPLFASLLMIITMIYTYRIFFNISSSNGLSTIISSLVGGGVYVFLLLITKTFNLKNLIENIK